TTTCCAACTCAGCTTTGGTTATGTTTGTGCGTTTTGCAGGGGGGGATGACTCTTCTGTAATTTCATCAAAAGTCTCATCTGGCTCAACTGCTTCGGTTTCTGAATCTGGGGACGTTTGTGCCGACTCCTGACTGCTTGGAGATTTCTGCACTTCTTCATTTAGCAAGTCTTTTAAACTTCTTTGTTTTCTAACCATTACTTCCTCCAATCTCGCTGTATTTCATCTGCGACTCGACGATAATCCGTCTCAGCTTCCCGTGCATTCCTTCCCCGCGATTGAGTAATCGGCACACCCTCTAGTGCAGCTCGTTCGTGAGCTTTGTAAACACGCACGAATGTATTGCAGGCGGGTATGCCCAGTTCTTTGAGGGTATTTTGCGCCTCCAGTGCTTCCCCTAAACTGCGTGTGTCCACTCGCGTCAGCAACACTCGATGGGCTACACCCATTGGTATGACAATTTGCTTGACTGTCTCGATTAGGACAGCTAGATCCATGGGTGCTGGTGGTGTCGGCAATACTAAATAATCAGCCGCAGCTACCACTGCTGTCAATGCTTTGGAACCTAACGCTGGGGGCGTATCTACTATAACCAACTCATAGCCCGTAATTTTCCTTAATCCCCCTAAGAGTTCTGGATCTGTCTCCTGTACCAAGTCAAAGCCTATGCCTTTTTCACTCTGCTCCGCCCACCAAGTTGCAGAAGCTTGAGGGTCAGCATCAACTAGAAGAACGCGCTTTTTCTCTGAGAGGGCTGCTGCTAGATTTATAGCTGTAGTAGTCTTACCAACTCCTCCCTTGCCGTTCAAAACAACCAGGATTTTTGCCTGGGGGGACGACGACTTCACAGATAATCTCCTCTGTAGCAATGGAAGTTGGCAAGTTTTTTACCCTGTATTCACCTTAGCGTTAGCCAAAGGCAAAATGTTAGCTTTCCTAAAAATCTCTTATGAGCTTGAATATACCTCTTTATTGAGGACAAAAATGGAAGTGCAGCGCATCAGTGAGAGTATATTAGCTGCGTAAATGCCCTCAAATTCCCAAGCAGTAAAGCTTTTAACCGTTGCAGATTTTTACTCTTACTGTGACTTTATATTAACCGCAAATCAGGATATTTTTTAGTTACGATGATTGTTGCTATAGCGAATCCTTGCCCCTGCCCATTGTAGTTTCTCTCTTAGCGTTTGGTAATAAGAGAAGTTTTCTCGCAAAATAATAAATTTGGCCTGGCAATCAGCCATCCAAACATCTACTCGCTGTCCTGGCCAGATCGAGGTTGCTAGTATACCATCCATCCAGAGCTTGGTACTCAAATCATAATCAGCTAGAGGCCAAACACTAACAACTGAACCGGGGGGCAAAACGATAGGACGGCTAGAAAGACTCATCGGACAGATAGGAGTGACGGTAACTGCCTTCATACCATCGTGCATGATTGGACCATTAGCAGAAACTGTGTAGCCAGTTGAACCTGTGGGAGTGGCAATAATTAGACCATCTCCCTGGTATTGATCGACCACCTCACCGTCAATTTCCATCTCTAAAATGGAGGTAATCATGCGATCGGCTGAGGCAGGTTTGACGCACATTTCATTCAAAGCCAAGAAGCGAGTCTCCTTTGGAGACGCTTCGCGAACGCTCATCGGTTCTAAGTTCGTGCGATCGCCATCAAAAACACTTGCTTGTAGCATCATGCGCCGCTGGATCGCATACCGATCTTCCAACAGCCGATCCCAAACCTGTTCCGAGTCTTTGAATTCCTCAAAGGACTCAGTTAAAAATCCCAGATTCCCCCCCACATTCACCGCTAAGATTGGGATACCCTCTGGGGCTAAATGTCTTGCAGCAGTTAGAGCAGTTCCGTCTCCACCCAAGACCAAAGCTAGATCAATTGGCTGGATTGCTGAAGCCAAAAAAACTGGGTAAGGATTATCCTTCGGACCACTCGGTCCCATCAGAATGCGACAGCTCCGATTTTCCAGCTGCCTAGCACAGGTTTCTGCCCAACGGCGGCTGTGGGAATCTCCTGCTTTGTGAGAGATAATGACCTGCTTGAGCTGCACCCAGTTACCACTTCAAGAGGTTAAATTGCTCCATATCCACTGTATCGCGGTTGCGATAGATTGCTAGCACGATCGCTAGACCCACCGCTGCCTCAGCTGCCTCGACAGTAATCACAAATACGGTAAAAACTTGACCTTTAATTGTTTGTGAATCTAGAAAGTTGGAAAACGCCATTAAATTTAGATTAACGGCATTGAGCAGCAACTCAATCGACATTAGCACTCTAATCGCGTTGCGGCTGTTAATTAAGCCATAGATGCCAATGCAGAACAAAGCAGCGGCGAGTAGTAAAAAGTACTGGAGTGGCATGAATCTTCTAGGTTGATATTGAATGCAAAAACTCTATGTGCTTGTGTTTGGCGCGACGACCTGGTTAAGACTGCTCTTGACGACCTACATCAAGACTGGTATTGCGATCGCTTGCTACTGATATTAGTTCTCGTGGGCGCTCTGGCAAAGTTAAAACTGGTTGTTCTCGTCCAGGGGAAATTACCTGATCTGGCAAATATTCGCGACGCGCCAAAATAATTGCTCCAACCATTGCCATTAACAACAAAACCGATGCCAGTTCAAACGGCAGCAAAAAGTCAGTGAAAAAATGCTGTCCAATGATAACGATGGAACTATCTCCGGGAGTTGAACCAGTTGAGAAAGCCCAAGGCGTAGTCAATACCATCGTACTTAAGAGGGCAAACAGTCCTATACAGACTACCCCTGTTAGTACTGGACGCACCCAGGCATTGCGAACAGGTGAAAAATCCTGCCGCTTGTTTACTAACATAATGGCAAACAAGATGAGAACGTTAACCGCTCCGACGTAAATCAAAACCTGCGCTGTTGCTACAAAATCAGCATTAAGCAAAAGATATATTCCAGCAAGGCTAATGAACACGCCCGCCAGCAAAAAGGCAGAGTAGACGATATTGGATAATAGCACCACTCCCAGCGCTGCTCCAATCATCATCACAGCCAATATGCCAAACGAAACAACCTGTACTCCTTCCGCTAGATTCACGTAACTTAGTCTCCTTATTAACTAGGGGCGAGGGGCGAGGGGCGAGGGACGAGGGACGAGGGAGAACGAAACTTTCACTTGCGCTTACCAAGTGTCCCTTGTCTTT
This window of the Chroococcidiopsis sp. CCMEE 29 genome carries:
- a CDS encoding NAD(+) kinase, which translates into the protein MQLKQVIISHKAGDSHSRRWAETCARQLENRSCRILMGPSGPKDNPYPVFLASAIQPIDLALVLGGDGTALTAARHLAPEGIPILAVNVGGNLGFLTESFEEFKDSEQVWDRLLEDRYAIQRRMMLQASVFDGDRTNLEPMSVREASPKETRFLALNEMCVKPASADRMITSILEMEIDGEVVDQYQGDGLIIATPTGSTGYTVSANGPIMHDGMKAVTVTPICPMSLSSRPIVLPPGSVVSVWPLADYDLSTKLWMDGILATSIWPGQRVDVWMADCQAKFIILRENFSYYQTLREKLQWAGARIRYSNNHRN
- a CDS encoding NADH-quinone oxidoreductase subunit J; its protein translation is MNLAEGVQVVSFGILAVMMIGAALGVVLLSNIVYSAFLLAGVFISLAGIYLLLNADFVATAQVLIYVGAVNVLILFAIMLVNKRQDFSPVRNAWVRPVLTGVVCIGLFALLSTMVLTTPWAFSTGSTPGDSSIVIIGQHFFTDFLLPFELASVLLLMAMVGAIILARREYLPDQVISPGREQPVLTLPERPRELISVASDRNTSLDVGRQEQS
- the nuoK gene encoding NADH-quinone oxidoreductase subunit NuoK gives rise to the protein MPLQYFLLLAAALFCIGIYGLINSRNAIRVLMSIELLLNAVNLNLMAFSNFLDSQTIKGQVFTVFVITVEAAEAAVGLAIVLAIYRNRDTVDMEQFNLLKW
- a CDS encoding ParA family protein, which produces MKSSSPQAKILVVLNGKGGVGKTTTAINLAAALSEKKRVLLVDADPQASATWWAEQSEKGIGFDLVQETDPELLGGLRKITGYELVIVDTPPALGSKALTAVVAAADYLVLPTPPAPMDLAVLIETVKQIVIPMGVAHRVLLTRVDTRSLGEALEAQNTLKELGIPACNTFVRVYKAHERAALEGVPITQSRGRNAREAETDYRRVADEIQRDWRK